The nucleotide sequence CGCCTGGGCGGCGATGTACGTACCACGCTTCTCGATCGCCATCTGGTAGAGCCGCCCGGCGCGGTAGGAGGAACGGACCAGCGGGCCCGACATCACGCCGGAGAAGCCGATCTGCTCGGCCTCGTCCTTCAGCTCCACGAACTCCTGCGGCTTGACCCAGCGCTCCACCGGGTGGTGGCGCACCGAGGGGCGCAGGTACTGGGTGATGGTGACCAGCTCGCAGCCCGCGTCGTGGAGCTGCTTGAGCGCCTCCACGACCTCCTCGCGGGTCTCGCCCATGCCGAGGATCAGGTTGGACTTGGTGACCAGGCCGAAGTCGCGGGCCTCGCTGATGACCTTCAGCGAGCGCTCGTAGCGGAAGCCGGGGCGGATGCGCTTGAAGATGCGGGGGACCGTCTCCACGTTGTGCGCGAAGACCTCGGGGCGGGACTCGAAGACCTCGGCGAGCTGCTCGGGGACCGCGTTGAAGTCCGGGGCCAGCAGCTCGACCTTGGTGCGGCCGGTCTCGCGGCCCGCCGTCTGCGCGTGGATCTGGCGCACGGTCTCGGCGTACAGCCAGGCGCCGCCGTCCTCGAGGTCGTCGCGGGCGACGCCGGTGATCGTGGCGTAGTTCAGGTCCATGGTGACCACGGACTCGCCCACCCGGCGGGGCTCGTCGCGGTCCAGCGCCTCGGGCTTGCCCGTGTCGATCTGGCAGAAGTCACAGCGCCGGGTGCACTGGTCGCCACCGATGAGGAAGGTCGCCTCGCGGTCCTCCCAGCACTCGTAGATGTTGGGGCAGCCGGCCTCCTGGCACACGGTGTGCAGGCCCTCGCTCTTCACGAGGTTCTGCATCTTTGTGTACTCGGGGCCCATTTTCGCCCGCGTCT is from Streptomyces seoulensis and encodes:
- the lipA gene encoding lipoyl synthase, translated to MSAVAPDGRKMLRLEVRNSQTPIERKPEWIKTRAKMGPEYTKMQNLVKSEGLHTVCQEAGCPNIYECWEDREATFLIGGDQCTRRCDFCQIDTGKPEALDRDEPRRVGESVVTMDLNYATITGVARDDLEDGGAWLYAETVRQIHAQTAGRETGRTKVELLAPDFNAVPEQLAEVFESRPEVFAHNVETVPRIFKRIRPGFRYERSLKVISEARDFGLVTKSNLILGMGETREEVVEALKQLHDAGCELVTITQYLRPSVRHHPVERWVKPQEFVELKDEAEQIGFSGVMSGPLVRSSYRAGRLYQMAIEKRGTYIAAQAV